From one Sciurus carolinensis chromosome 9, mSciCar1.2, whole genome shotgun sequence genomic stretch:
- the Agtr1 gene encoding type-1 angiotensin II receptor, with amino-acid sequence MTLNSSIDDGIKRIQDDCPKAGRHNYIFIMIPTLYSIIFVVGIFGNSLVVIVIYFYIKLKTVASVFLLNLALADLCFLLTLPLWAVYTAMEYRWPFGNYLCKIASASVSFNLYASVFLLTCLSIDRYLAIVHPMKSRLRRTMLVAKVTCIIIWLLAGLASLPSVIHRNVFFIENTNVTVCAFHYDSNNPTLPIGMGLTKNILGFIFPFLIILTSYTLIWKALKKAYKIQKNTPRNDDIFKIIMAIVLFFFFSWVPHQIFTFLDVLIQLGVIRNCKIADIVDTAMPITICIAYFNNCLNPLFYGFLGKKFKKYFLQLLKYIPPKPKTHSSLSTKMSTLSYRHSDHLSSSAKKAAPCFEVQ; translated from the coding sequence ATGACCCTCAACTCTTCCATTGACGATGGTATTAAAAGAATCCAAGATGACTGCCCCAAAGCCGGCAGGCACAATTACATATTTATCATGATTCCTACGCTGTACAGCATCATCTTCGTGGTGGGAATATTTGGAAACAGTTTGGTGGTGATCGTCATTTACTTTTACATTAAACTGAAGACTGTGGCCAGTGTTTTCCTTCTGAATTTAGCACTGGCTGATTTGTGCTTCTTGCTGACTTTGCCGCTGTGGGCCGTCTACACTGCCATGGAATACCGCTGGCCCTTTGGCAATTACCTGTGTAAGATCGCTTCGGCCAGCGTCAGCTTCAACCTCTACGCCAGTGTGTTTCTGCTCACGTGTCTCAGCATTGATCGCTACCTGGCCATCGTGCACCCAATGAAATCTCGCCTCCGACGCACGATGCTTGTGGCCAAAGTCACCTGCATCATTATTTGGCTGCTGGCCGGCTTGGCCAGTTTGCCATCTGTCATCCACCGAAATGTCTTTTTCATCGAGAACACCAATGTCACGGTTTGTGCTTTCCATTATGACTCCAACAACCCCACCCTCCCCATAGGGATGGGCCTGACCAAAAACATCCTGGGGTTCATCTTCCCTTTCCTGATCATTCTGACGAGCTATACTCTTATTTGGAAGGCCCTGAAGAAGGCTTATAAAATCCAGAAGAACACGCCAAGAAATGatgatatttttaagataatcATGGCgattgtgcttttctttttcttttcctgggttCCCCACCAAATATTCACCTTCCTGGACGTGTTGATTCAGCTGGGCGTCATCCGCAACTGTAAAATCGCAGACATCGTGGACACGGCCATGCCCATCACCATTTGCATCGCTTATTTTAATAACTGCCTGAATCCTCTTTTCTATGGCTTTCtggggaaaaaattcaaaaagtattttctcCAACTGCTGAAATACATTCCTCCCAAGCCCAAGACCCACTCGAGTCTGTCAACAAAAATGAGCACGCTCTCCTACCGCCACTCCGATCATTTAAGCTCCTCCGCCAAGAAGGCGGCGCCCTGTTTTGAGGTCCAGTGA